The nucleotide sequence gctgagtgcagggtggggcccAGAGGTGGACAAACTGCCCTCAAATGAACACgatatgtcccccaccagaggtactactcccCTAACCCCACACATACCCAGGGTTTGGCATATTAGTATCCTTTAGGGTGACCTGAgagttctttgtttgtttgttttttaagatatttattgagattttccaccttaatacattaaaaaatcaaaaaagaaaaaacaaaaaagttaaaaaacacataaagtttacaatccgtattttcaataacatatttccctgacttccccacacctccccttcttatattccaattcaaattgttagttcaacaagttcttatccccaatttttgacctttttatatttatatttatattcatttcagaaaaaccaattttaacttataaacatcaatatttgtgcatcagtgctcattcttaaaacttttttctaaagtcgacccaaattcctttccacgaattccccaattttcatactaataacaaaacaaaataaaaaaaacagattataattgtacaccctttggattcccaaaccccaccccacccctttcccggtttcgattcccaacaaatgtccaccagtcttagtctactatcagcctggagacctcacgtccaaggctcttaattctctctcaattcctctctgccggtttttttggtagtccttagtattaaacaccagatctcggagaagctctgtcccaatagggtccatgtttcttccagccagacctccatacttaaaagtggagcccgaatcttgtttcttactccttttaagtccaaatgtcccgaaagctccaacttccaccttaatcaaatttgtaatccataggtcttcagatctccacataaggagatctctccatccttcaatctccaattcagaccagattttcatcatccagtacttattttcctttgtaaccatcatgtcaggcctctggctctcctttgtcatctgcaacattacatctcctccttccttttcctcagaaacaacatatatctctttctccacactctcaaatctctcaagtttctcttcttgtccagctgcatgaacttcctgagtcaaatccttatcaaattcaatgaatttgtttactgttaagtccagagttgcaacattggtagccaaaacatcaatttggccttgtaactgtcccaagagaagaaaaactctgtccaatttagcttgaatttttcctccttcagccattcttgtaatgtcccaaaactccctctagagggattttggttacttaatcttccttccagttcaaatccaaaaatcaagttagtttgtatcagttcttgttttcaacaaaatataaccaaattgtaacaaatatatccagcagggacagcagaaacaaagttctctttttccttcttgacagctaatttgacagctgtcaaactcttctatatctcctcaacaggctctctcgcggatcactcccgggtccgggggggggggtggcacttcagctctcaaaattagctcttatcctccagtaaaattacttatactgccaaatcgtgaaattaatgtattttacccaataaagaagaagaagttctctcaaccttagttaactagtccttgctttaaattatttacaagacggggagacggacttcctgtttgcgccttccccgatcgtgcctaattcaaaaaaaaattttatttgcaaatccaatttccgtactactcacgggttgttgcttttaaagtccaattgttcacaagaagaagtcagcgctctccgaccatggcatgcggcttcactccgcaggagaagcagtcgaatctcagcaccgcgccgctcgccccgtcccccgttccgaagcctttaaaaaggctccttcgcgggtcgggggggcgcaaatggtgcccgccgagtagGGTGACCCGAGAGTTCTTTGAGAACTCCAATACCAAATTGCTGCTTATCTTAACAAAAATTTTGAACTTGATCCTAAGATCAGCTTCTGTCCCCAAAGTGAAAAATTCACCATGTCTACTTAGAATTAAGTCTTTACTCCCACGTAAAGGGTTAGGATTGTAGCCCAATATAGGAATTTACAAATCTGTTTGCTTTCAGGACATGCCTATGTAGCTCCTTGATCACAAAACTGAGCTAGAGTAGCATTTGTGAATATCTGCCTCACAGATAGGCAGCTCATTTGGGTAGATTGTTGTGGGTGAAGGAAGTAGGTCATGATCTGTCCTAAACTGGATGCTATTCTGGCCAGTCAGGATCTCACTGGTTGACTTtcaacatgtttttttaaaatgatgcttTATTTCAGTTGCAGTATTTTGGTTCCCAAGCAACCAACCCAGCCTTGTAAACAAAACTATACACTTCAGCGTTGTTGCTGGGGAATCCTGTCTGCTCAGCCTTTTTCTCCCATAACACAGGACAGGATTTGCTCTTTGCCTCTACGTATGTAGTTTGGAGACACTGCCAGAAGACACTGTTTTCCTGTggagaagagaaaaatgaacaatcaAGATGTGAGCATTTTGAATGTGGGAGGAGTGAAATTCACAACATGGCGTTCTACGCTACAGCAATTCCCTGAATCTAGATTGGCAAGGATGTTGGGTGGCAATGACTTAGAATGTAGGTTGGTGAATGGCCAGTTCTTTATAGACCGTGATGGAGTTCTGTTCAGCTATATCCTGGACTTCCTAAGAACACGACAGCTTTCTCTGCCCAGTGACTTCTCAGACTACCAGAGGCTGCAGAGAGAGGCTGATTTCTATGAAATTTACTCTCTGGCTGACCTTCTGAGTCCAGAAAGTTTGTTGAAACCAAAACTAGAGATCTTGGAAATACGATTCTTGCTCCAAGAAATGCAAGCTTTTTTCCGGGTATTTGGCTCTTGTAGCATCACTATTGGTGAACTGGCTGGaagaattactgtattttcagAAAAGCTTGTTGGAACAACTTGGAAAAGCCATAATGACCCTTCACAGAAGTCGTTGATTCCCCTTTCTTTGGAGAGGCCTTCCCATCATGATGTCATTTTCCAGTGTGGCACTGACTACAGTGACCAGTTTATAGCAAGGTATTTTTCTTAATTTCAAAGCTAACACAATACAAATAGCATATGTACTCTCATGCAACTCTGACAAGTTTTCGTA is from Podarcis raffonei isolate rPodRaf1 chromosome 3, rPodRaf1.pri, whole genome shotgun sequence and encodes:
- the KCNRG gene encoding potassium channel regulatory protein, whose translation is MNNQDVSILNVGGVKFTTWRSTLQQFPESRLARMLGGNDLECRLVNGQFFIDRDGVLFSYILDFLRTRQLSLPSDFSDYQRLQREADFYEIYSLADLLSPESLLKPKLEILEIRFLLQEMQAFFRVFGSCSITIGELAGRITVFSEKLVGTTWKSHNDPSQKSLIPLSLERPSHHDVIFQCGTDYSDQFIARYVSIKPDQRKLINGTNVLGLLVDLLLKEGFRLISTRTVSAEEKIECYSFERKRQPDTFSISMCQTQQGTTISQPIQVHKRK